From Pirellulales bacterium, one genomic window encodes:
- a CDS encoding DUF1501 domain-containing protein codes for LAAGELLAREAVGDEPSRAANPLAPRQPPRAGQARHVIFIFLSGGPSQIETFDPKPELIKYNGQKLPDSFNSAGLDLQFMRASDGTLLASPFAFRPRGQSGIEISDLFPHLSQQADRLAVVRSCHHESFIHGPAINLVTTGSLLLGHPSVGAWVTYGLGSESDNLPAYLVLTDGGFRGGNVMYQSGFLPAVYQGTWLRDSGPPIQNLAVPPHLSAARQRRLMDQLQDWNERYAADRPGDSRLEARLANYELAYRMQTAAPELMRLEDETAHTLGEYGADQEPTARFGKMCLLARRMVERGVRYVMLINNDWDGHEHCAKNHETNAARIDRPIAGLIRDLAQRGLLDSTLLVWVGEFGRTPVMQGTQGRDHNPYGFSAWLAGGGVRGGQVIGATDDFGFTAVEDKVHVHDLHATMLSLLGLDHTRLTYLFEGRERRLTDVGGQNDLAARLVG; via the coding sequence CTGGCCGCCGGCGAGCTGCTCGCGCGCGAAGCCGTGGGCGACGAGCCGTCGCGGGCCGCGAACCCGCTCGCCCCAAGGCAGCCGCCGCGCGCGGGCCAGGCCCGGCATGTGATCTTCATCTTCTTGTCGGGCGGTCCCAGCCAGATCGAGACGTTCGATCCCAAGCCGGAGCTGATCAAGTACAACGGCCAGAAGCTGCCCGACAGCTTCAACTCGGCCGGTCTCGACCTGCAATTCATGCGCGCCTCGGACGGGACGCTGCTGGCCTCGCCGTTTGCGTTTCGTCCCCGAGGGCAGTCGGGCATCGAGATCTCCGACTTGTTCCCGCACCTGTCGCAGCAGGCCGATCGCTTGGCGGTCGTTCGATCGTGCCACCACGAGTCGTTCATCCACGGGCCGGCAATCAACCTGGTCACGACCGGGTCGCTGCTGTTGGGTCATCCCAGCGTCGGTGCGTGGGTCACCTACGGGTTGGGCTCCGAAAGCGACAACCTGCCGGCCTACCTGGTGCTGACCGACGGCGGTTTTCGCGGCGGCAACGTGATGTACCAGTCGGGCTTTTTGCCGGCCGTCTACCAAGGCACGTGGCTGCGCGACTCGGGCCCGCCGATTCAGAATCTCGCGGTGCCGCCGCACCTGTCCGCGGCTCGACAGCGACGGCTGATGGACCAGCTCCAGGATTGGAACGAGCGCTACGCGGCCGACCGGCCGGGCGACAGCCGTCTCGAGGCGCGGCTGGCCAATTACGAGCTGGCCTACCGCATGCAAACGGCCGCCCCGGAGTTGATGCGGCTGGAAGATGAAACCGCCCACACGCTGGGCGAATACGGCGCCGACCAGGAACCGACGGCCCGCTTTGGCAAGATGTGCCTGCTCGCGCGGCGGATGGTCGAGCGCGGGGTGCGCTACGTGATGCTGATCAACAACGACTGGGACGGCCACGAACACTGCGCCAAGAATCACGAAACCAACGCCGCGCGAATCGACCGGCCCATCGCCGGATTGATTCGCGACCTGGCGCAGCGGGGCCTGCTCGACAGCACGCTGCTAGTGTGGGTCGGCGAGTTCGGCCGCACGCCCGTCATGCAGGGCACCCAGGGGCGCGATCACAATCCCTACGGCTTTTCAGCCTGGCTGGCCGGCGGCGGCGTGCGCGGCGGACAGGTGATCGGCGCTACCGACGACTTTGGCTTCACGGCCGTCGAAGACAAGGTCCACGTGCACGACCTGCACGCCACGATGCTGTCGCTGCTAGGGCTCGATCACACACGCCTGACCTATTTGTTCGAAGGCCGTGAGCGGCGCTTGACCGACGTCGGCGGGCAGAACGATCTGGCCGCACGGCTGGTCGGCTGA
- a CDS encoding BBP7 family outer membrane beta-barrel protein has translation MRDTWRIVAGWCLILALAPAAFAAEPARTAQVPYAPPPSPPAYVPPPPAGMQAMAYPPAPSVPAIPVAPDPHAREGWLPPCGGNCEECLGDVCCAGLDWATLGRWQVFADALALRRDQMSDVEFAGANGHSLASNQSDAPFAAMPRLGAGYLFAPNWRIEGLYYGLGDWQEDRALFDESINPLGTTGNLVSRLSNFGNPGLTPGVDYNYLAAYEAESELDNAELHVRHRFETPPYFAFSALVGLRYLNVSETARLRTASHEPGPSDATNDVTVKTDNQMLGVQIGGNSQIYVYGRWTCAFEAKAAVLQNDASLETRLLRDPGTGTVTTYLADDDGQKTVFTGELELTMNCQVTPHFAARFGYHALWVDGLAIATQNIPRDINYLTTGPVNLDHEGRSVYHGPQIGATLSW, from the coding sequence ATGCGAGACACCTGGCGAATCGTGGCTGGTTGGTGCTTGATCCTGGCGCTGGCCCCGGCTGCGTTTGCGGCCGAACCGGCGCGCACGGCGCAGGTGCCCTACGCGCCGCCCCCCTCGCCGCCGGCCTATGTGCCGCCGCCGCCGGCGGGTATGCAAGCGATGGCCTATCCGCCCGCCCCCAGCGTTCCGGCGATTCCCGTGGCGCCCGATCCGCATGCTCGCGAGGGCTGGCTGCCGCCTTGCGGCGGCAATTGTGAAGAGTGCCTGGGCGACGTCTGTTGCGCGGGCCTCGACTGGGCGACGCTGGGTCGTTGGCAGGTGTTTGCCGACGCGCTGGCCCTGCGGCGCGATCAGATGTCCGACGTCGAGTTCGCCGGCGCGAACGGCCACAGTCTGGCGAGCAACCAATCCGATGCGCCGTTTGCCGCGATGCCAAGGCTGGGCGCAGGCTACCTGTTTGCGCCGAATTGGCGCATTGAAGGCCTGTACTACGGTCTCGGCGACTGGCAGGAAGATCGCGCGCTGTTCGACGAATCGATCAACCCGCTGGGCACCACCGGCAACCTGGTCTCGCGGTTGTCGAACTTCGGCAACCCCGGCCTGACCCCGGGCGTAGACTACAACTACCTGGCCGCCTACGAGGCAGAGAGCGAGCTGGACAACGCCGAGCTGCACGTCCGGCATCGTTTCGAGACGCCGCCCTACTTCGCCTTCTCGGCGCTGGTGGGGCTGCGCTACCTCAACGTCTCCGAAACGGCCCGGCTGCGTACGGCGTCGCACGAGCCGGGTCCGAGCGACGCGACGAACGACGTGACGGTCAAGACCGACAACCAGATGCTCGGCGTCCAGATCGGCGGTAACTCGCAGATCTACGTGTACGGCCGCTGGACGTGCGCGTTCGAGGCCAAGGCCGCGGTGCTGCAGAACGATGCGTCGCTCGAGACGCGACTACTGCGCGATCCCGGCACCGGCACCGTGACGACGTATCTGGCCGACGACGATGGTCAGAAAACGGTCTTCACCGGCGAGTTGGAGCTGACCATGAACTGCCAGGTGACGCCGCACTTCGCCGCGCGGTTTGGCTACCACGCGTTGTGGGTCGATGGGCTGGCGATCGCCACCCAGAACATCCCGCGCGACATCAATTACCTCACGACAGGCCCGGTCAATCTCGATCACGAGGGCCGCTCGGTCTATCACGGCCCGCAGATCGGTGCGACGCTGTCGTGGTGA